The following proteins are encoded in a genomic region of Bradyrhizobium sp. SK17:
- a CDS encoding acetolactate synthase large subunit, translated as MNGAESLVRTLVAGGVDVCFTNPGTSEMHFVAALDKVPGMRCVLGLFEGIVTGAADGYFRMKGTPASTLLHLGPGLANGLANLHNAKKANSGIVNIVGQHATYHIEYNAPLTSDIEGLARPMSSWVRTSPDAKSVAADGAAAIAAAAGAPPQIATLILPADTAWNQADGVAQVPAGSQGESYSAAAVENTARLLRSGEPTLLLMTGSAVTEKGLALAAQIAGKTGCKVMGPLASPRMARGRGRFSIERVPYVVEQALAALKGFRHIVLLEANEPVAFFAYPNKPSLLKPEGCDVHRMTASGENSVAALEALASAVGAKPADAKPQVAVDLVKPTGALNHASIAQAIAAAVPDNAILVDESITTGRGFFPLTAGAAPHDWIQNLGGSIGYSTPVATGAAVACPDRKVICMVGDGSAMYTIQSLWTQAREGLNVVTIVFANRVYQILRGEFDGVGAGEPGKRAQDMLRIDSPTLDFVALAKGMGVPGRAVTTADEFNKALAEAIAEPGPRLIEVQV; from the coding sequence ATGAACGGTGCGGAAAGTCTGGTGCGGACATTGGTCGCAGGCGGCGTGGATGTCTGTTTTACCAACCCAGGCACCTCGGAGATGCATTTCGTCGCGGCGCTGGACAAGGTGCCGGGCATGCGCTGCGTGCTCGGCCTGTTCGAGGGCATCGTTACCGGCGCGGCCGACGGCTATTTCCGCATGAAGGGAACACCGGCCTCGACGCTGCTGCATCTCGGGCCCGGCCTCGCCAACGGCCTTGCCAATCTGCATAACGCCAAGAAGGCGAATTCCGGCATCGTCAACATCGTCGGCCAGCACGCCACCTACCACATCGAATACAACGCGCCGCTGACCTCGGATATCGAGGGCCTGGCGCGGCCGATGTCGTCCTGGGTGCGCACCTCGCCGGACGCCAAGTCGGTCGCGGCTGACGGCGCGGCTGCGATCGCTGCCGCCGCCGGCGCGCCGCCGCAGATCGCGACCTTGATCCTGCCCGCCGACACCGCCTGGAACCAGGCCGATGGCGTCGCCCAGGTGCCGGCCGGATCGCAGGGCGAAAGCTATTCGGCCGCGGCCGTCGAGAACACTGCCCGGCTGCTGCGCAGCGGTGAACCGACATTGCTGCTGATGACCGGCAGCGCGGTGACGGAGAAGGGACTGGCGTTGGCGGCGCAGATCGCCGGCAAGACCGGCTGCAAGGTGATGGGTCCGCTGGCGAGCCCGAGGATGGCGCGTGGCCGCGGCCGCTTCTCGATCGAGCGGGTGCCCTATGTGGTCGAGCAGGCGCTGGCCGCGCTGAAGGGCTTCCGGCACATCGTTCTGCTCGAAGCCAACGAGCCGGTCGCCTTCTTTGCCTATCCGAACAAGCCGAGCCTGCTCAAGCCGGAAGGGTGCGACGTTCATCGCATGACCGCGAGCGGGGAAAATTCGGTCGCGGCGCTGGAGGCGTTGGCCTCGGCGGTCGGCGCCAAGCCCGCCGATGCGAAGCCGCAGGTCGCGGTCGATCTCGTCAAGCCGACCGGCGCGTTGAATCATGCGTCGATCGCGCAGGCGATCGCGGCAGCGGTCCCTGACAACGCCATCCTGGTCGACGAGTCCATCACCACCGGGCGCGGCTTCTTTCCGCTGACGGCGGGAGCCGCTCCGCACGACTGGATCCAGAATCTCGGCGGCTCGATCGGCTACTCGACCCCGGTCGCAACCGGTGCGGCGGTGGCCTGTCCGGACCGCAAGGTGATCTGCATGGTCGGCGACGGCAGCGCGATGTACACCATCCAGTCGCTGTGGACGCAGGCCCGCGAGGGGCTCAACGTCGTGACCATCGTGTTCGCCAACCGCGTTTATCAGATCCTGCGCGGCGAGTTCGACGGCGTTGGCGCCGGCGAGCCGGGCAAGCGGGCGCAGGACATGCTGCGGATCGACAGTCCGACCCTTGATTTCGTCGCGCTCGCGAAGGGCATGGGTGTGCCGGGCAGGGCGGTGACGACGGCCGATGAGTTCAACAAGGCGTTGGCCGAAGCGATTGCGGAGCCGGGACCGCGGTTGATCGAAGTGCAGGTGTAG
- a CDS encoding MerR family transcriptional regulator: protein MNAAARFLSPSEAARQLGISAKALRLYEERGLIVPHRSPAGWRAYGPAEMARCAEIVELRALGLGISEVARILGGDAASLGRVLAAHETALEARIRQCGDSIARVRRLRTELDGGKMPATRDIIGAVRTRPTISVAFDLPWPWGGERFELRDVKLLNHIVGPLGSGKTRLAQRLAETLPDAAFVGLDRTADGGAAVRARLDADPLHKARVAASRAALLAVGAVDSPALTALLAPLEADDDTILVIDMLEHGLDAASQEAVIAHLRHRGPGARPLFFLTRSSAILDLDAVGDDEAIILCPANHSLPISVTPVPGAPGYEAVATCLASPEVRARTEGMIAWRPA, encoded by the coding sequence ATGAATGCTGCCGCCCGTTTCCTCAGCCCGTCCGAAGCTGCACGGCAGCTCGGCATCTCGGCGAAAGCGCTGCGCCTGTACGAAGAGCGCGGCCTGATCGTGCCTCACCGGTCGCCGGCGGGATGGCGCGCCTATGGTCCAGCTGAAATGGCGCGCTGCGCCGAGATCGTCGAATTGCGCGCGCTCGGCCTCGGCATCAGCGAAGTCGCACGGATCCTCGGCGGCGATGCCGCCAGCCTCGGCCGCGTGCTGGCAGCGCACGAGACCGCGCTAGAGGCGCGGATCCGCCAATGCGGCGACAGCATCGCCAGGGTGCGGCGGCTGCGCACCGAGCTCGACGGCGGAAAGATGCCCGCGACGCGCGACATCATCGGCGCAGTCAGGACGCGGCCGACCATTTCCGTCGCGTTCGATCTGCCCTGGCCGTGGGGCGGCGAGCGCTTCGAACTGCGCGACGTCAAACTGCTCAACCACATTGTCGGCCCGCTCGGCAGCGGCAAGACGCGGCTCGCGCAGCGTCTCGCCGAAACACTGCCCGATGCCGCCTTCGTGGGACTGGACCGCACGGCCGATGGCGGCGCGGCGGTTCGTGCCCGCCTCGATGCCGATCCACTCCACAAAGCGAGGGTCGCGGCGAGCCGTGCCGCGCTGCTGGCCGTCGGTGCCGTGGACTCGCCGGCATTGACCGCGCTGCTCGCGCCACTCGAGGCAGACGACGACACCATCCTGGTGATCGACATGCTCGAACACGGGCTCGATGCGGCCAGCCAGGAAGCCGTGATCGCGCATCTGCGCCATCGCGGACCAGGGGCGCGGCCGCTGTTCTTTCTCACCCGCTCCAGTGCGATCCTGGATCTCGACGCAGTCGGCGACGACGAGGCGATCATCCTGTGCCCGGCCAATCACAGCCTGCCGATCAGCGTGACGCCCGTACCCGGCGCCCCCGGCTATGAAGCGGTCGCGACCTGCCTCGCCTCGCCCGAGGTGCGCGCGCGGACCGAAGGCATGATCGCGTGGCGGCCGGCCTGA
- a CDS encoding chemotaxis protein CheW, translating into MTKTETTEGAMAEYVTAVIGGQLFGLPISRVQDVFMPERLTRVPLATSEIAGVLNLRGRIVTVIDMRARLGLPKADDGQPPMAVGVDQRGESYGLLIDQIGEVLRLPDDSRQDNPVNLDPRMAKLAGGVHRLDGQLMVVLDVDRVLELVPDAKAA; encoded by the coding sequence ATGACCAAGACCGAGACGACCGAAGGCGCGATGGCCGAATACGTCACCGCCGTGATCGGCGGGCAGCTGTTCGGGCTGCCGATCTCGCGGGTGCAGGACGTGTTCATGCCGGAGCGGCTGACGCGGGTGCCGCTGGCGACCAGCGAGATCGCCGGCGTGCTCAACCTGCGCGGCCGCATCGTCACCGTGATCGACATGCGCGCCCGGCTCGGGCTGCCGAAGGCCGACGACGGCCAGCCGCCGATGGCGGTCGGCGTCGACCAGCGCGGCGAATCCTACGGCCTGTTGATCGACCAGATCGGCGAGGTGCTGCGGCTGCCCGACGACAGCCGCCAGGACAACCCGGTCAATCTCGATCCCCGCATGGCCAAGCTCGCCGGCGGCGTCCATCGCCTCGACGGACAGCTCATGGTCGTCCTCGATGTCGATCGCGTGCTCGAACTGGTGCCTGACGCCAAAGCCGCTTGA
- a CDS encoding LysR family transcriptional regulator, whose translation MIELPRTQALRCFITVAREGTVSRAASMLKLTQPAVSLQLKALEESTGLQLFNRTPAGFTLTEAGAALLPLAHRAVAAASDFKATADSLNEAQRGTLRVGTILDPEFTRLGPFVRSLAMSSQRTEVFLRHGVSDDVLAQIGRGEFDVGYYVDATPSDQLVRHSFGERTIADGRYQLAPLLSYDYRVIAPIGWRDRVMGKGWAELAELPWLATPAHSGHRRLLDDIFRPLGASPKRVGYTDQEEAMIDFVESGLCLSLARDNMLAPRMARPHQFVVADKVKLTCDLSFACLASRRQEPVIAHAFASIRAVWNIKPAITGAGPTRTRKVAKNV comes from the coding sequence ATGATCGAGCTTCCGCGTACCCAGGCCTTGCGTTGCTTCATCACGGTTGCCCGTGAGGGCACCGTATCGCGCGCGGCATCGATGCTGAAACTGACCCAGCCTGCGGTCAGCCTGCAACTGAAAGCGCTCGAGGAGAGCACCGGGCTGCAGCTGTTCAACCGCACGCCTGCCGGATTCACGCTGACCGAGGCCGGCGCGGCGCTGCTGCCGCTGGCGCACAGGGCGGTGGCGGCGGCATCCGATTTCAAGGCGACGGCGGACTCGCTGAACGAAGCGCAGCGCGGCACGTTGCGCGTCGGCACCATCCTCGATCCCGAATTCACCCGGCTCGGTCCGTTCGTGCGCAGCCTTGCGATGTCCTCGCAACGCACCGAGGTGTTCCTGCGCCACGGCGTGAGCGACGACGTGCTGGCGCAGATCGGCAGGGGCGAGTTCGACGTCGGCTACTACGTCGACGCCACGCCATCGGACCAGCTCGTCCGTCACAGCTTCGGCGAGCGCACCATCGCCGACGGCCGCTACCAGCTGGCGCCGTTGCTGAGCTACGACTACCGCGTCATCGCGCCGATCGGCTGGCGGGACCGGGTGATGGGCAAGGGCTGGGCCGAACTCGCCGAGCTGCCCTGGCTTGCGACGCCAGCGCATTCCGGCCATCGGCGGCTGCTCGACGATATCTTCCGCCCGCTCGGCGCATCACCGAAGCGCGTCGGCTACACCGATCAGGAAGAGGCGATGATCGACTTCGTCGAGTCCGGCCTCTGCCTCAGCCTCGCGCGCGACAACATGCTGGCGCCGCGGATGGCGCGCCCGCATCAGTTCGTCGTCGCCGACAAGGTGAAGCTGACCTGCGATCTCAGTTTCGCCTGCCTCGCCAGCCGGCGCCAGGAGCCGGTGATCGCGCACGCCTTCGCAAGCATCCGCGCGGTGTGGAACATCAAGCCGGCAATCACCGGCGCCGGACCGACGCGGACGCGCAAGGTCGCGAAGAACGTGTAG
- the chpT gene encoding histidine phosphotransferase ChpT, producing the protein MSTTSSPGPAPDALELAALLCSRVCHDLISPVGAIVNGLEVLDDNPKPEDREFALDLIRKSAKTASARLQFCRLAFGAAGSSGAQIDLGDAQNMAKGHIEDGKVTLTWNLPRLLLPKNRVKLLLNMLVIAQQTIPRGGTLIIDPVGEGETMSFRITASGLNARVPQNIVDLLNASSANTVDAHAVQPHYTRLLADACGLKVTLTLDGDKVLIAAS; encoded by the coding sequence ATGTCTACCACTTCGTCTCCCGGTCCCGCTCCCGACGCACTCGAACTCGCGGCGTTGTTGTGCTCGCGGGTCTGTCACGACCTCATCAGTCCGGTCGGCGCGATCGTCAATGGGCTTGAGGTCCTCGACGACAACCCCAAGCCCGAAGACCGCGAATTCGCGCTCGATCTGATCCGAAAGAGCGCGAAGACCGCGTCGGCACGGCTGCAGTTCTGCCGGCTGGCGTTCGGCGCGGCTGGTTCCTCCGGTGCGCAGATCGATCTCGGCGATGCCCAGAACATGGCGAAGGGGCATATCGAGGACGGCAAGGTGACGCTGACCTGGAATCTGCCGCGGCTGCTGCTGCCGAAGAACCGGGTCAAGCTGCTGCTCAACATGCTGGTGATCGCGCAGCAGACCATTCCGCGCGGCGGCACCCTCATCATCGATCCGGTCGGCGAGGGTGAGACCATGAGCTTCCGCATCACCGCGTCCGGTCTCAACGCGCGGGTGCCGCAGAACATCGTCGATCTGCTCAATGCGAGCTCGGCGAATACGGTCGATGCGCATGCGGTGCAGCCGCACTACACGCGCCTGCTGGCGGACGCTTGCGGACTGAAAGTGACGCTCACGCTCGACGGCGACAAGGTCCTGATCGCCGCGTCCTGA
- a CDS encoding DUF1134 domain-containing protein has product MTFASRLAAVAFAALMCWSAGASAQQPPPQYPPPQREPTPYTYGPEELVGAGHKFFGNVSRGLASVIERAVSQWGLPNGYVLGEEGSGAFVAGLRYGEGTLYTKNAGDLRVYWQGPSVGFDWGGDGARTMTLVYNLPSTQAIYQRFVGIDGSAYIVGGFGMTALTANNIVLVPIRSGIGLRLGASVGYLKFTPRATWNPF; this is encoded by the coding sequence ATGACTTTCGCATCACGCCTTGCCGCGGTCGCGTTTGCCGCGCTGATGTGCTGGAGCGCAGGGGCGTCCGCGCAGCAGCCTCCGCCGCAATATCCGCCGCCGCAGCGTGAGCCGACACCGTATACTTACGGGCCCGAAGAGCTGGTCGGCGCCGGACACAAGTTCTTCGGCAACGTCTCGCGGGGATTGGCCTCGGTCATCGAGCGCGCGGTCAGCCAATGGGGTCTGCCCAACGGTTATGTGCTCGGCGAGGAAGGCTCCGGCGCGTTCGTGGCCGGGTTGCGCTATGGCGAAGGCACGCTCTACACCAAGAACGCCGGCGACCTCCGGGTCTACTGGCAGGGACCCTCGGTCGGCTTCGACTGGGGCGGCGACGGCGCCCGGACCATGACGCTGGTCTACAACCTGCCCTCGACGCAGGCGATCTATCAGCGCTTCGTCGGGATCGACGGCTCGGCCTATATCGTCGGCGGCTTCGGCATGACGGCGCTCACCGCCAACAACATCGTGCTGGTCCCGATTCGCTCCGGCATCGGCCTGCGGCTCGGCGCCAGCGTCGGCTATCTCAAATTCACCCCGCGCGCGACCTGGAACCCATTCTAG
- a CDS encoding DUF4118 domain-containing protein, with the protein MRKSNDYILKLRPWSLSTFVVALLAVVLATATQEMFASFGMQFYFAGFVPAILIAGLMGGAPAGAFATIITVPIVWWVFMPPYFEFAWPTADDYDSIAMFLLSSALLVSFSQLYREALVILRK; encoded by the coding sequence ATGCGCAAGAGCAATGACTACATTCTGAAGCTGCGGCCTTGGTCGTTGTCGACGTTCGTCGTCGCCCTGCTTGCCGTGGTGCTGGCCACCGCGACGCAGGAGATGTTCGCGAGTTTCGGCATGCAGTTCTATTTCGCGGGCTTCGTGCCGGCGATTCTGATCGCCGGCCTGATGGGCGGCGCTCCGGCCGGCGCGTTTGCGACGATCATCACGGTGCCGATCGTCTGGTGGGTGTTCATGCCGCCTTATTTCGAATTCGCCTGGCCAACAGCCGACGATTACGACAGCATCGCGATGTTCCTGCTGTCGAGCGCGCTGCTGGTCAGCTTCTCGCAGCTCTACCGCGAAGCGCTGGTGATCCTGCGCAAGTAG
- a CDS encoding L,D-transpeptidase, whose amino-acid sequence MRPIALMFAALTVLAGAGQAQAQFFDSRGYQSEAPSFFGNGASPIPRATVNYPTDYAPGTIVVNTAERRLYLVQANGQALRYGIGVGRDGFRWSGTHRITAKKEWPAWTPPSQMLRRRPDLPRHMAGGIENPLGARAMYLGSTLYRIHGSNEPETIGQAVSSGCFRMTNDDVKDLYDRVSVGTTVVVKN is encoded by the coding sequence ATGCGCCCGATTGCCCTGATGTTTGCCGCGCTCACGGTCCTGGCAGGTGCCGGCCAGGCCCAGGCTCAATTCTTCGACTCGCGCGGCTATCAGTCCGAAGCCCCGAGCTTCTTCGGCAATGGCGCGAGCCCGATCCCGCGCGCCACCGTCAACTATCCGACCGATTATGCCCCCGGCACCATCGTGGTGAACACCGCCGAACGCCGGCTCTATCTGGTGCAGGCAAACGGCCAGGCCCTGCGCTACGGCATCGGCGTCGGCCGTGACGGCTTCCGCTGGAGCGGAACGCATCGCATCACCGCGAAGAAGGAATGGCCGGCGTGGACGCCGCCCTCGCAGATGCTGCGCCGCCGCCCCGATCTGCCGCGCCACATGGCCGGCGGCATCGAAAATCCGCTCGGCGCGCGCGCGATGTATCTCGGCTCGACGCTGTACCGGATCCACGGCTCGAACGAGCCCGAGACGATCGGCCAAGCCGTGTCGTCGGGCTGTTTCCGCATGACCAATGACGACGTCAAGGACCTCTATGACCGGGTCTCGGTCGGCACCACGGTGGTGGTGAAGAATTGA
- a CDS encoding YHS domain-containing (seleno)protein, with amino-acid sequence MAFFGLLAGILTAVWPALPVAATTTERVVTNRYSGLAIEGFDPVAYFTDAAATQGRPEFEATGSGAVWRFRNEGNRASFVAHPEIYGPQFGGYDPTDLVRGVTCAGNPRFWAVVGNRLYLFNREHSRDAFAADPARFLKEAAARWPELEENLAQ; translated from the coding sequence ATGGCGTTTTTCGGCCTGTTGGCGGGCATTTTGACGGCCGTTTGGCCCGCTTTGCCCGTTGCGGCCACCACGACCGAGCGCGTGGTGACGAACCGCTACTCCGGACTGGCGATCGAAGGATTCGATCCTGTCGCCTATTTCACCGACGCCGCTGCCACCCAGGGGCGGCCCGAATTCGAAGCCACCGGCAGCGGTGCTGTCTGGCGTTTCCGCAACGAGGGCAACCGTGCCTCGTTCGTGGCGCATCCCGAAATCTATGGTCCGCAGTTCGGTGGCTACGATCCGACCGATCTGGTACGGGGCGTGACCTGCGCGGGCAATCCGCGGTTCTGGGCCGTCGTCGGCAACAGGCTTTATCTGTTCAACCGGGAACACAGCCGCGACGCCTTCGCGGCTGATCCCGCGCGCTTCCTGAAGGAAGCCGCGGCGCGCTGGCCAGAGCTGGAAGAGAATCTCGCGCAGTGA
- a CDS encoding DUF2927 domain-containing protein, whose product MPQHRFSILPVLAAAFAVCLTDAVVPATAAEIPAIVSRQRHEKKTFTDAEIVEGFLKTAFGAEFHLAGRVDRIRKYDSPVRVFADGSRADRKAQLAKVVADIRAKVQHLDIAMTEDKDAANVVVKLVRDHDLYRTIATFYGQERAKEIRSSLDPQCLSGFRKNDNYEIEHSDVILTVDNSDFVFFDCAYEELLQSLGPINDTATVPWTMFNDSVSMGFFDVYDQYLLNLLYDPRIKPGMNVQEVKAVLPEVLATVRAWVAKVNHLE is encoded by the coding sequence ATGCCCCAGCACCGATTTTCGATCCTGCCCGTTCTCGCCGCGGCGTTCGCCGTTTGCCTCACCGATGCCGTCGTGCCCGCGACGGCCGCCGAGATTCCGGCCATCGTCTCGCGCCAGCGCCACGAGAAGAAGACCTTCACCGACGCCGAGATCGTCGAAGGTTTTCTGAAGACGGCGTTCGGCGCCGAGTTTCATCTCGCCGGACGGGTCGACCGCATCCGCAAATACGACAGCCCGGTGCGCGTGTTCGCCGACGGCAGCCGCGCCGACCGCAAGGCGCAGCTCGCGAAGGTCGTCGCCGACATTCGCGCCAAGGTGCAGCATCTCGACATCGCGATGACCGAGGACAAGGATGCGGCCAATGTCGTGGTCAAGCTGGTGCGCGACCACGATCTCTACCGCACCATCGCGACGTTCTACGGCCAGGAGCGCGCCAAGGAAATCCGCTCCTCGCTCGACCCGCAATGCCTGTCCGGGTTCCGCAAGAACGACAATTACGAGATCGAACATTCCGACGTGATCCTCACCGTCGACAACAGCGATTTCGTCTTCTTCGATTGCGCCTATGAAGAGCTGCTGCAATCACTCGGCCCGATCAACGACACCGCGACCGTGCCGTGGACCATGTTCAACGACAGCGTCTCGATGGGCTTTTTCGACGTCTACGACCAATATCTGCTCAATCTGCTCTACGACCCCCGCATCAAGCCAGGCATGAACGTGCAGGAGGTCAAGGCCGTGCTGCCCGAGGTGCTCGCCACGGTCCGCGCCTGGGTGGCGAAGGTGAACCATCTGGAATGA
- a CDS encoding hybrid sensor histidine kinase/response regulator has translation MDDLLREFLTESSESLDTVDNQLVQFEQDPNNAKILDNIFRLVHTIKGTCGFLGLPRLEALAHAGETLMGKFRDGMPVKAEAVTLILSSIDRIKEILAGLEATEAEPEGNDRDLIDQLEAMVERGMAAMAAGETAVAEESVPVVEAPPVQADMTEGTLVAQTLERPLRPGEVSLDELERAFRETAIEVVAPAPAAVAKPAAPAVAEAAEPAKKPARKAVAEDVQEGDKIANQSIRVNVDTLEHLMTMVSELVLTRNQLLEISRRNEDTEFKVPLQRLSNVTAELQEGVMKTRMQPIGNAWQKLPRIVRDLSGELGKQIELEMHGADTELDRQVLDLIKDPLTHMVRNSADHGLETTAERVAAGKPEQGTIRLSAYHEGGHIIICIADNGRGLNTERIKAKALQNGLVTEAELEKMTEAQIHKFIFAPGFSTAAQVTSVSGRGVGMDVVRTNIDQIGGTIDIKSVAGEGASVTIKIPLTLAIVSALIVEAGGDRFAIPQLSVVELVRARANSEHRIERIKDTAVLRLRNKLLPLIHLKKLLKIDDGATSTDAENGFIVVTQVGSQTFGIVVDGVFHTEEIVVKPMSTKLRHIDMFSGNTILGDGAVIMIIDPNGIAKALGASGSSAHDMADDNASAHATSGEQLTSLLVFRAGSAQPKAVPLGLVTRLEEIATDKIELSNGRYMVQYREQLMPLVQMAGVAVQTQGSQPILVFADDGRSMGLVVDEIIDIVEEKLNIEVAGSQDGILGSAVIKGQATEVIDVGHFLPMAFADWFSRKEMRPSASAQSVLLVDDSAFFRNMLAPVLKAAGYKVRTAGGAQEGLAALRAGSFDVVLTDIEMPEMNGFEFAENIRSDHNLIGLPIIALSAMVSPAAIERGRQAGFHDYVAKFDRPGLIAALKEQTAELRRAA, from the coding sequence ATGGACGATCTGTTGCGCGAGTTCCTGACGGAGAGCAGCGAGAGCCTGGATACGGTCGACAACCAGCTGGTGCAGTTCGAGCAGGATCCGAACAACGCGAAGATCCTGGATAACATTTTCCGCCTTGTGCACACCATCAAGGGCACCTGCGGCTTCCTCGGGCTGCCGCGGCTCGAAGCGCTGGCGCATGCCGGCGAGACCTTGATGGGCAAGTTCCGCGACGGCATGCCGGTGAAGGCGGAAGCCGTGACGCTGATCCTGTCCTCGATCGACCGCATCAAGGAGATCCTGGCCGGGCTCGAGGCGACCGAAGCCGAGCCCGAGGGCAACGACCGCGACCTGATCGATCAGCTGGAAGCCATGGTCGAGCGCGGCATGGCGGCGATGGCCGCGGGCGAGACTGCCGTCGCTGAAGAATCCGTCCCCGTCGTCGAGGCGCCGCCGGTGCAGGCCGACATGACCGAAGGCACGCTGGTGGCGCAGACGCTGGAGCGTCCCTTACGTCCGGGCGAGGTCTCGCTCGACGAGCTCGAGCGCGCCTTCCGCGAGACCGCGATCGAAGTCGTGGCGCCGGCGCCCGCAGCGGTCGCGAAGCCGGCTGCTCCAGCCGTCGCCGAGGCCGCCGAGCCCGCCAAGAAGCCGGCCCGCAAGGCCGTCGCCGAGGACGTCCAGGAAGGCGACAAGATCGCCAACCAGTCGATCCGGGTCAATGTCGACACCCTCGAACATCTCATGACCATGGTCTCCGAGCTGGTCCTGACCCGCAACCAGTTGCTCGAGATATCAAGGCGCAACGAGGACACCGAGTTCAAGGTGCCGTTGCAGCGGCTCTCCAACGTCACCGCCGAGCTGCAGGAAGGCGTCATGAAGACGCGGATGCAGCCGATCGGCAATGCCTGGCAGAAGCTGCCGCGCATCGTCCGCGACCTCTCCGGCGAACTCGGCAAGCAGATCGAGCTGGAGATGCACGGCGCCGACACCGAGCTCGACCGCCAGGTGCTCGACCTGATCAAGGATCCGTTGACGCACATGGTGCGCAACTCCGCCGATCATGGCCTCGAGACCACCGCCGAGCGGGTCGCGGCCGGCAAGCCCGAGCAGGGCACCATCCGCCTGTCCGCCTATCACGAGGGCGGCCACATCATCATCTGCATCGCCGACAATGGCCGCGGGCTCAACACCGAGCGGATCAAGGCCAAGGCGCTCCAGAACGGTCTCGTCACCGAGGCTGAACTGGAGAAGATGACCGAGGCCCAGATCCACAAGTTCATCTTCGCGCCGGGCTTCTCGACCGCAGCGCAAGTGACCTCGGTGTCCGGCCGCGGCGTCGGCATGGACGTGGTGCGCACCAATATCGACCAGATCGGCGGCACCATCGACATCAAGAGCGTGGCCGGCGAGGGCGCCAGTGTCACCATCAAGATCCCGCTGACGCTCGCCATCGTCTCCGCACTGATCGTCGAAGCCGGCGGCGACCGCTTTGCGATTCCCCAATTGTCCGTGGTCGAGCTGGTGCGGGCCCGCGCCAACTCCGAGCACCGCATCGAGCGGATCAAGGACACCGCGGTCTTGAGGTTGCGCAACAAGCTGCTGCCGCTGATCCATCTCAAGAAGCTCCTGAAGATCGACGACGGCGCCACCTCAACCGACGCCGAGAACGGCTTCATCGTGGTGACGCAGGTCGGTAGCCAGACCTTCGGCATCGTGGTCGACGGCGTGTTCCACACCGAGGAGATCGTGGTCAAGCCGATGTCGACCAAGCTGCGGCACATCGACATGTTCTCCGGCAACACCATCTTGGGTGATGGCGCCGTGATCATGATCATCGACCCCAACGGCATTGCCAAGGCGCTCGGCGCCTCCGGCTCCTCGGCCCATGACATGGCCGACGACAATGCCTCGGCCCATGCCACGAGTGGCGAGCAGCTCACCTCGCTTTTGGTGTTCCGCGCCGGTTCCGCGCAGCCCAAGGCGGTGCCGCTCGGCCTCGTCACCCGGCTGGAGGAGATCGCAACCGACAAGATCGAGCTCAGTAACGGCCGCTACATGGTGCAGTACCGCGAGCAGCTGATGCCGCTGGTGCAGATGGCCGGGGTCGCGGTGCAGACCCAGGGCTCGCAGCCGATCCTGGTGTTCGCCGATGACGGCCGCTCGATGGGGCTCGTGGTCGACGAGATCATCGACATCGTCGAGGAGAAGCTCAACATCGAGGTCGCGGGCAGCCAGGACGGCATCCTGGGCTCGGCCGTGATCAAGGGCCAGGCCACTGAAGTGATCGACGTCGGCCACTTCCTGCCGATGGCGTTCGCCGACTGGTTCTCGCGCAAGGAGATGCGGCCGTCGGCCTCGGCGCAGTCGGTGCTGCTGGTCGACGACTCTGCGTTCTTCCGCAACATGCTGGCGCCGGTCTTGAAGGCCGCCGGCTACAAGGTCAGGACCGCCGGCGGTGCGCAGGAGGGGCTCGCCGCGCTGCGCGCGGGCAGCTTCGACGTCGTGCTGACCGACATCGAGATGCCCGAGATGAACGGCTTCGAGTTCGCCGAGAACATCCGGTCCGACCACAATTTGATCGGGCTGCCGATCATCGCGCTGTCGGCGATGGTGTCGCCGGCGGCGATCGAGCGCGGCCGGCAGGCCGGCTTCCACGACTATGTCGCCAAGTTCGATCGTCCCGGGCTGATCGCGGCGCTCAAGGAACAGACCGCCGAACTGCGGCGGGCGGCCTGA